In Lasioglossum baleicum chromosome 1, iyLasBale1, whole genome shotgun sequence, the genomic window aaattttataaatctatACATAATAGATAGtattgtatttacatttttacgtaTTATACACATAAGCATATACTTACAGAATAAAAGGCCCAACTGCTATACGCGTTGCCGCTTTTATTATTTtggtcttttatatttttataagtacGACGTAGACCGGCAAATTTTGTCGAACATTGCAGCCCATTTACAGCATAATTACATTGCTGCAGTTGGGCTGCAATCTCCTTCCAAATTACATTGTGTCTCTTCAAGCCGTTTTTAAATTCGGCTTCCTTTTCCCTATATAAATCTATTAGGAGAAGTACTGCCCCATCAGGCCACGTGAATGACTTGTTGGGGTGTTCAATTTCCTCACGTAATTCAGGAATAGCAGTAATAGTATCCATTTTCGTGACAAAATCGCTTGACAGAAACTGCTTTCAAATTTAGCGCTACTAACTTcgcatcaaacgcttcacctCAGAGCTGTGGTAGCTGATGCGCGAGAAGTGGTGGGGATCTAGGGAATTCTAAGCGATTCATgcgttgaagcgtgaaacggaacgcaccctagttgtcaccagtggcgctcgggacgggatacggcgcacagtggtcggaagcaggaaaaaaccctaaattatgaaagtcgttatttcaaatattgaccACTATTTCCTGATAGGCCATAAACCAATGTATCTTGCTATGAAAATGGATCTATGTTTTTCTCTTTCATAACGGAGAAAAATAGATCTAAAGTAGACCTCTCAGATTCTAGTTGGATTCTTATAGATTTCTAACCACACGCTCGACgttattctttcatttttgaggacatttataaccatatatgctatatattataaatgtatatagtCTCAGCTTATGCCCgatgttaataattttcgaaaactcacaaccaaaataacaatataaagCCCGAAAGTAGGATACgtataatttcatattacagcTGCTTTCTGTAGCTCTACAAAAAAAGCTACACGTTCCTACATTCTCTGAGTGGCATCTTTTGAAAGAAGACACCATCACACAATAGTCCTGCAAAAATCAGCGCCACGTTTTTCCACGTTTAGCTGATATTAACGTTTAAAGTTTGAGAGCGCATGAAGTTTCAGCAACGAAGCAGGATTCCTGAATAAATGGGCGGCACTTCGCTAGACGGTTCGAAGGATTATGATCCCTGTACCGAAttgttattctcataggaataaattccaacaaaaTGATCAATCGCCATGattatttcacgtgtatgtaaatactttgtaaatatgtaaatactgtatgtatccactttttaattcgaattaatttttaggatacagttactaattttcgaaagcaaagtatgggtatataaaatagatacaaaatttaatttgaaaaccactGCGATTACAAAAAATGTAATCTTCTAGTGTATTAGAGAAGAATCTGATGTTTTAATGTTCTAACAATAAACGAGTTTTTTGGGATACCAATTTTCTTAGCATATTCttagaatatgtttaaatattttcttgccgGTTCTACAAGTCTAAGATGTTTAACTTTCTGCGTCTTAGCTGtttgaaaaccatacaaatttcattggaagtatttttttctaaatacgatgGATAGAGATATCCATGCATAGGCACGGATCCCATAGGGGTTCGCTGTCGGAAGAGGCCCAGGAGGGTAGGAATAAACATTACAGATACTATAGAATACACCACACCAGAAAGTGATCTCGTTTAGCAACAAATGAGGACATGTTACACATGCTTTTAATAACTTCGGATCCATACATTAATCTTTTAAGACCAGAACCGAAGACCAAATCACTGCCACTTACTGAACAAGCGCAGTCTCTATTGAAATAGTGTTCATGtatattatgtaaatattattatactaatataatactattcgttaataatattattcgtaatatcaTGTATACAAAATGATATTAAGCTTTTTGAttaatactatttcaagttTGTTTGTCTAATACTATTTaaagtttgtttgtttaattctATTTCTAGTCTTTTTGCTTAATACTATTTCAAGTATTCAATTTTAGTATGCTGAAATAAGAGTTcgtaatgtaataaaaaatattatgtataaacaattatattaagttcattgtttaatatttcgtttgataatatgagaagtttgaagattgagaagcaataaaaaaaagaattattcaaaaatattgagaattgcCGAAGTTATgaagttttttccattttccctatacgttccgaccactgtgcgccgcacagtggggtatttggcccgaaaaagtggaaataattcgatttctaaatttttgcgtatggcataaaatttgtgttgttcgttgtagttaaaggtctgaagaataaggctttaatattattttttatatttgtacacccgtgaagtagtaaactttatcgaaagtcgagagattttaaggcgcgcttggcgttcttaaacagtctgtaagacagcgtctgttcattggcgattttcaagtgtttgaaggaaaattctgtaaattcttttattacaaaagttgttcaggtaggtatacagagcactttcgcatagatataaatatttgaatattaccaatcattctgtaagctttttaaaaattacaaaactttattgacaattttgttatagtatTGAGCGAGATTGAgtgctctttttggtgtcattacattcggtaaagattcGTGATTATAAGCCAACAAAGTTTAAATCCGAATATGTCcgaattcaaattttatagcctATTTGGGTATTAAGCGTTTAACAGCGTTTCGCGTTCGCCTGCATGTTCGGCTACGCTTGGCCCcaaatgaagaagaaatattatccgaggtagaaatttctgatgtgttttcggatgaaaattaatggtaataattttaaaatattcttataatataccgggtgagtcattcaaagtgaaacagacgtatatcttcgaaattaagcattttggttaaaaaatgtttgtgacaaaagttgtatggtttcgagggggcaataaaatggcgtcattgatttgactttggatagtcgtttgaaaatcacgcgaaggtcacatcttcaatttcttaaatataaaaccctattttttattgcatattcttgtagcttgttttcagagctttccaaaacgctataataaaatattgttttcttaaatacttttcaagttataatagtgcaaatattccactatcgcctcgctttttcaggggatgtttcgaacaaaagaggaacagtattcagtcgtctacaaatttcaatatataaaagtaaaaaaaatttttttttcaaaaaattgaggtttcgattttttaaatactaaaatgtattttggatttcataatgttgtagctgatcttaagacgaatccaacggtatataatattataacctcgagtctataaataacgctaaaatagttttttccactttttcagaccaaataccccactgtgggcaatttggtcgaaactcgattcaaaatcaaagaactttcgatagaaatgaggtagagcgatgaaatttttttttaattaaagctgaaactttgcagaatatgggaaaatagggagattatggtacgaacgttttttaacgttgagaaaattcgttaaacttgcacaatttcaagaaaattgtgatttttccaataccacgcgcggaaaatttttttttaacgtgctatacatcatttcccatcgattttttcatgctgatttcaaatctagtcttaaaatttgtctatgaccacaggattttgcaagaaatcgatttttgtgaacagaactaatgtaatcattttttcgttgaaacgaTAAAAGTTTGAAAGTATatttattctcatatataaaacacaataaaattaaacataatgaagtatttgaacgtttattttaagaatacttcattatgtttaatttcattgtgttttatatatgagaatacaatataccttcaaactagtgggttatcaaaccatttcaacgaaaaaatgattactgTGGAGATCGGAGTTGGTCAAAGAGGAGGCCAAAGAGAGAGGGAAGGACCCTATCGGCGAAAAGGGGGTAGGCGACCGAGGGTGGGACGCCAGACCCCACGAGTAGTAGTTAATCGACCACCGAGGAAAGTAGTCGTGGACTGTAACAATAAGTGTTTACCAGTGCCAAAATAAAGTGTTACAATCAAGCCTACCTGTTACCCGAGTATTATTCCGAAAGCCTATCCAGCGGTAAATCTCCGGGGTAGCACaattacattagttctgttcacaaaaatcgatttcttgcaaaatcctgaggtcgtagataaattttgggaccagatttgaaatcagcgtgattcaaatctacaggaaatgatgtgtagcatgttaaaaaaattttcccgCACGTGGTTTTAAAAAAACCGCAATTTTCTTGACATTGTGCAAGTttgacgaattttttcaaggtaaaaaaacgttcgtatcgtaatctccctatttttcccatattctgtcaagtttcagctgtaatgaaaaaaaatttcagcgctctatctcatttctatcggaagtTCTTTGATATTGTCTcagatttggacgaaaggtcccactttTACGggcgtaaaaaaattttataaccatGTCATAAAGGTATTAACTACCGCTAGGGCTCTTCGATCGTGCTACACGTGCGGACCCGGAAAGTCCCTTTTTACAACTAGCGACCACCTTTGCCGATGACTTTTAAAAGATAAACTACCGGGATTTCCCACCCCTGCCAAAATAATGCTCCGTCCTCGTATCTTCGGAAAGGTTACGCCTTTCCGAAAATCACTATAAATAGGCAGGAAAAAAAGTCCGCGGTGCAAAAGACGTCTGCATCTGAGTGAGTGTTCAAGTCTTTGTTACAAGGTTCGTTAAATATGGATAGtgaaaattcttttgtgaatgATAATGAACGAGGTAGTGTTCGTGGTCGCGGTCGTGGTCGCCCATCTAAGAGAAGCATAATTACCAGAAGCACCGGTAGAAAGCGTGTATCGATAGAAAGAGCCTCAAGAAGTACGGTACTAAGGCGTGCTCATGAACTATTGGCAGATGGTTCGTACAACATATCCATAATACAATCAGCTGCGCGGGTGAGCAGGAATAATACTGTTGTAAATTCGGTAAGAAGTATTACAGAGGGAGATTTTCCATCACGTCACACGAAGGAATCAGGATTAGCTTTTTATTTagaatacgattatagcaaaaGTAGATATTACGGGTTGGTGAAAGATTCGAGATCGAGAGGCTCCTATGTTTATCCATCGTACCCAATGATAAAATCAGCTATGATTGAATGCGagccaaaaaattatcaaaaatcggaaaaagaagtgCTTGTACCACTACAGGACATGTCAAACAAGACAGCTGAACGTTTATGTAATTCAGTGGCATTACAGTGGGACGAAGAGAATTTGAGTAATCTACAGCTAATTACCACTATAGGATTTGATAGTTCATCCGGCCATGCCAATCCACATCAACATtatgaaattgaagaaaatgaaaacccAAACACACATCAGACGCTTTTCGTAAGCAGTATGATTATCATACAATTGAAGAGCCCATCCGAGACGTGTAAATAGATTAATCCGACACCCCAGAGCAGGGATTCTAACCCGACGCCTAACCCTAACCCAAACCCAGTTAACCAAGGAAGGTTActgtaacccgctgtaacccATACTATCCTCGAGGAAACGGTTCTCAAATCTTAGAGAGAGCAGGTTACTTACTATTAAATAGAGATTCACGGAATATAACCCGAATCGTAAAGTATTTATACCTAACGTATTATAAATAAACAGGTTCAGGTAATAATCATATTGAAAAGAGCTTTTTAAATTAGATTACtagataataacaataattttcaaaattaaagatcGAATTCGTTTGTCCGAAGTATTATGATGTCATCTATAATGTCACTATTTAAACGTGAACACACAATAAAAACAATctgaactataaatgttttcaaCACAACGTATGAAATAAGAATGGGATGGATGGGCAACCcacataacaataaaaaatcgaaaaacagtTGATAAATCTTTTCTTCGTTTCGTTTTCCGTTCCGCGTCAAACAATTGCCAATCGACGCTCCAACAACGATACCACAATACCAGGCATTCTTGGCTCATTATTGCCTTAttattaaccgacttcgaaaaaggaggaggttactcaattcgatctgtatgtgcccttttctcgcttttttttctatgtatgttcaccgattacgtcgagatggatggaccaatcggaacgaaaccttttgcatcttgtagagtatgttcccgggatggtcccgtgcaaaaagattttacatttctttattaattacgattttatttgcgaaaatgtagggtggtgataccgtagtGAACTctgctgaatgttagacattaggaacagtaacgacgcgacgttgttaccgctatcgattgccgctttcagatatttataaattacgatttggaatgtgacggctgacagagataataacagagataaaaaaaagtgtgaaataaaaaaaacttttaaaaaaaaattaaaccgacttcaaaaaaacgcactaaaaagtataaaataatttccatttaatatatgtgaatacacacgaacttaaatacaatacaatcttttcggaggcggcgcaaatatattattatttaaatataaatatattagtatttagaacaatttaaggattttcgtaatttccagtgtcgaaaattttcaattttgcgccgccttcgaaaagattgtattgtatttaagttcgtgtgtattcacatatattaaatggaaattattttatactttttagtgcgttttttcgaagtcggtttaatttttatatgtatatacgttcCTTCCGAAACACACAACATTCATACTCTTCATAATTAcctaaaatacaaatttctttaccaaaatttctttATCAATAATAAGTTGTCctcatattatttaaaatcgatttgtaGATAAATTCAACTGATTGGCATCAaagcataattataaataagaaaagaagTTCAAACTTTGCGTACTCAAAACTCGCTCTTAGTGTGGGTTACAGTGTTTCATGGGTTGAAAAAAACCGAAACCGATTCGGGTTACGGTTTCCAACCGTAACCCGCTCTTACCCGGTTAACCGGGTTACAGTTGGCCATCTAGTAACCGGTTACCGAAGCTACGCgggttacagcgggttattgaGAACCGAATCCGTTTTTGATCCCTGCCCCAGAGCACCCGCTTCTGCCGACCATTAAGAATTGCTCTAGAAAAAGAAAGTGATTTGAATATTCTTCGAGAATATAATCGTTTAAATCGGCAAATTAAATTTCTTAAGAAACACAAATTTGAAATGGAAAATGggaaaaaagtaaaaatattttacaaagtttCGCAAACATTATTCGacggaaaatgcataaacaccaTTGTAGGAAATACCGCAAGCAGTAGATGTCCACTATGTTTACGCACCGCGTATCAGTTTAGCAATCTCAGCGATAATTTCGAGCCGAGAGAATCCGCGCTACAGTTTGGTTTGGGGCTCTTGCATGACGAAATAAAAGCCTTCGAACATCTGCTGCATATTTCGTACAGACTAAATCTAAAGACGTGGGATATGCGAAGGAGCGTCAGAGGTAAGTTGCATTTTTACAGAACacaaagaaaaagaatattgatgcagaaaatagaaataatatgaaaataaacttttttatcgatttcagagcaatttgaagaaagaaaaattattataaagaataatattgtaacagacctgcaccgggcaggcctgttacta contains:
- the LOC143208055 gene encoding uncharacterized protein LOC143208055 isoform X2, producing the protein MDTITAIPELREEIEHPNKSFTWPDGAVLLLIDLYREKEAEFKNGLKRHNVIWKEIAAQLQQCNYAVNGLQCSTKFAGLRRTYKNIKDQNNKSGNAYSSWAFYSAIDSLIGDRAYMQPPAVACSEGLELITPITQPGSSSSSSMVRLLKKDGWKPF